Part of the Periplaneta americana isolate PAMFEO1 chromosome 4, P.americana_PAMFEO1_priV1, whole genome shotgun sequence genome is shown below.
cgcaattacgaggccgtccagaaagtgattttccctggggcagtttacaggagaaagcacaattgcatggaaagatttattgaaatagatacaacaattgttgcgctatttgtcaacatactcCCActgaaattaagacatttgtcataccctgggatcaatttttgtatccttatgtcgtaaaagtcagccgcctgggattggaaccagcgtttgacagccgtctgcgccTCCCTGTCGATCCCAAaataatatgacaaatgtctcaatttcgttggggaatatgttgaaaaatagctcaacaattgctgtgttccaataattgtttccaatgaaatcgttgtctttctgttaacggccctggCGACCTTATTTTTTTAAGGccatcgtaattgcggtcgagtggccaaaatttgtataagaacttcttttgacattattaacatggtgaaagaaaaaaaaataacatttttatctgtccccatcacaATGTTTGCTTTTCAgttgtaagtgactcattcgtgctccaaaagacggtgttgtaggtatctcaacatgcatttcgcagtgtgttttcatcaatatctcagaaagttgtttttggcacttagcacatttagaatgttaggtcctcaataaTTGTGAGTGACCACAAACTTCTCAAACCTTTCCGTAAGCTATGAGTTCTGAAATCTACCTGTAAACGGTATTCTTAAACCTTACTCTTCCCGTTATTATTTGCCTTCAGCTACAACTGTCCATAAATTAATTACACGAAAAACGTTAGTCTTTTCGCACACATACGAGTAGTTTTTTTATACGGATACCAGGAATAAACAAACTGTTTAAAGTAAATGTTATGCCATTTTCTTGTACATTTAACGTCGACCTTAATCTTTGGATAGGGTCAACAAAGTAATTTTTTGTGCGTCTGTTGACATCACTTCCGTTGGAGCCTTCGGGAACGCAGCCGCGTTTTCCAGCTCCCATTAGTAAAGCAACCATGAATCAGCAGTGTTGTGTCGCGCtcatttctgtatatattatctGGGGTAGCTTCCACTCGGCAGGGGTCGTAGGGCAAAATAATTCCTCAGATTCTGAATTTGTGAATTCCTCGGAGTACACAATTGTGAACGTAACCAAGGGGCGAGCTGTTAACTTGACTTGCAGCGTGCAGAAACTGTCTTACAAATCCTTGCAATGGATTCGTATGTCAGACAATCATACACTAACTATAGGAGACTTCAGGTACATAACAGACCCAAGATTTAAGTCATCTTACAACCGAGACGAAGAAAAGTGGTACTTGCTAATTCGACAGCCGAAAGTAACAGATTCTGGACTATATATGTGTCAACTCCAACCAGATTTATCTAATAGCCAGTATGTGCTGCTGAATGTCATCGAACCCAGGACATCTGTGGTGGAAGCCCCGGTGATTTCTGTCCCTGTTGGAAGTCCCGTCAACCTGACTTGCCTTGTTGTGGGTGACAGTCGACCGCCGGGACATCTAGATTGGTTCAAAGGAACTAAAGCCGTAGACTATGACGATCCCAGGATTCGTAGTCACGTGGCGGACACGTGTGATGGAGAGAGTCAGTTGAGCATAGCTGAAGTGAGGTTCGAAGACGCAGGAATCTACACGTGTGCCCCCTCCAACTCAGCGGCGGCCAGTGTTTTGGTGGTTGTGAAACAGCAGGAAGTGTGGCTCTATTCGTCATCTGGAGGGAGGCAGTCAGGTTATGTTGTTGGTGTTCTGGTAACTGTGGTGGTGGTGTGCCTGTGTTGTAGTGAAAAATAGACGAGTGCACGCAGCTCTATGATGAAGGATGATTAAACATCGATCAATTTCATACCATATACTAT
Proteins encoded:
- the LOC138698380 gene encoding zwei Ig domain protein zig-8-like; amino-acid sequence: MNQQCCVALISVYIIWGSFHSAGVVGQNNSSDSEFVNSSEYTIVNVTKGRAVNLTCSVQKLSYKSLQWIRMSDNHTLTIGDFRYITDPRFKSSYNRDEEKWYLLIRQPKVTDSGLYMCQLQPDLSNSQYVLLNVIEPRTSVVEAPVISVPVGSPVNLTCLVVGDSRPPGHLDWFKGTKAVDYDDPRIRSHVADTCDGESQLSIAEVRFEDAGIYTCAPSNSAAASVLVVVKQQEVWLYSSSGGRQSGYVVGVLVTVVVVCLCCSEK